In a genomic window of Streptosporangiales bacterium:
- a CDS encoding glycosyltransferase — MARTLVVTNDFPPRPGGIQAFVHALCGRLDDPVVYAPAWRGAEAFDRDQGFEVVRHPTSLMLPVPAVAGRARELVRAHGADSVLYGAAAPLGLLTRGLRAAGVRRAVALTHGHEAGWASLPGARSLLRRIGDDVDVVTYVGEYTRRRIAPALSRAAAARLVRLAPGVDDTLFRPGAGGVEVRARWGLTDRPVVVCVSRLVPRKGQDTLVRAWPEIRRAVPDAALLLVGGGPLRARLTRLARELGVDDAVTFTGSVPWAELPAHFDAGDVFAMPCRTRLAGMDVEALGIVFLEAAACALPVVAGDSGGSADAVRHGDTGYLVDGHSPAGVTERIVELLRDPVAAAEMGRRGRAWIEREWRWDTVAERLRTLLSPT, encoded by the coding sequence ATGGCCAGGACGCTCGTCGTCACCAACGACTTCCCACCCCGCCCCGGCGGGATCCAGGCGTTCGTGCACGCCTTGTGCGGCAGGCTCGACGATCCGGTCGTCTACGCGCCGGCGTGGCGCGGTGCGGAGGCGTTCGACCGGGACCAGGGGTTCGAGGTCGTCAGGCATCCCACGTCGCTGATGCTCCCCGTCCCCGCGGTCGCCGGGCGCGCACGCGAGCTCGTCCGCGCCCACGGCGCCGACTCGGTGCTGTACGGCGCCGCCGCCCCGCTCGGGCTGCTCACCCGCGGCCTGCGGGCCGCGGGAGTGCGGCGCGCCGTGGCGCTGACCCACGGGCACGAGGCCGGCTGGGCGTCGCTGCCGGGAGCGCGCAGCCTGCTGCGCAGGATCGGCGACGACGTCGACGTCGTCACGTACGTCGGCGAGTACACCAGGCGACGCATCGCCCCTGCCCTGTCGCGTGCCGCCGCGGCGCGGCTCGTGCGGCTCGCACCCGGCGTCGACGACACCCTGTTCCGTCCGGGCGCGGGAGGGGTCGAGGTCCGCGCGCGGTGGGGCCTGACCGACCGGCCCGTGGTCGTCTGCGTGTCGCGACTGGTGCCGCGCAAGGGCCAGGACACCCTGGTCCGCGCCTGGCCGGAGATCCGCAGGGCCGTGCCGGACGCCGCGCTGCTGCTCGTCGGCGGCGGCCCGCTGCGCGCGCGCCTCACCCGGCTCGCGCGAGAACTCGGCGTCGACGACGCGGTCACGTTCACCGGTTCGGTGCCGTGGGCGGAGCTGCCCGCGCACTTCGACGCGGGCGACGTCTTCGCGATGCCGTGCCGTACCCGCCTCGCCGGCATGGACGTCGAGGCGCTCGGCATCGTGTTCCTCGAGGCGGCCGCCTGCGCGCTCCCCGTCGTCGCGGGCGACTCCGGCGGCTCCGCCGACGCGGTGCGCCACGGCGACACCGGCTACCTCGTCGACGGCCACTCGCCGGCCGGAGTCACCGAGCGGATCGTCGAGCTGCTCCGCGACCCGGTCGCGGCCGCGGAGATGGGCAGGCGCGGCCGCGCCTGGATCGAGCGCGAGTGGCGCTGGGACACCGTGGCGGAGCGCCTGCGCACCCTGCTCTCCCCGACGTGA
- a CDS encoding RNA-binding protein, translating into MRRAEVLPEPVRRRLVERAADRLGALAPDDVPASLRRIARFEPRRRARLAGAQIAAALERDEAFRALVADALRAADPDLAAAVEAGETPVAVDPADVAAAAYLLRPSGWEDLVAGAGDLMERDARRRHDDGEVERLRARLAAVEEEKDREIVQLTAQVDALRAEVRRLRTRIHEERTRTRDAERTAEEARAGADKDREGARASVAAADAETRRLRARATELEGQLESARRAGRAERTDDTVRLAVLVDALVDAAQGLRRELALPSVSDRPADAVAARYAAAERVEVERTGEPGRLDRLLAAPQAHLVVDGYNVTKTYWPDLALADQRARLLGGLGIVAAQTRAEVTCVFDGADLGGRVPTQAPRGVRVVFSPAGVTADDVIAELVGAEPRGRRVVVVSSDAEVAASARQAGAVPVSADTLGQHLP; encoded by the coding sequence CTGCGACGGGCTGAGGTGCTCCCCGAGCCGGTACGGCGCCGCCTGGTCGAACGCGCGGCGGACCGGCTCGGCGCGCTCGCGCCCGACGACGTGCCGGCCTCGCTGCGGCGGATCGCGCGGTTCGAGCCGCGCCGCCGGGCACGCCTCGCCGGCGCGCAGATCGCCGCGGCGCTGGAGCGCGACGAGGCGTTCCGCGCGCTCGTGGCCGACGCCCTGCGCGCCGCGGACCCCGACCTGGCGGCCGCGGTCGAGGCGGGGGAGACGCCGGTCGCCGTCGACCCCGCCGACGTCGCCGCGGCCGCGTACCTGCTGCGCCCGTCCGGCTGGGAGGACCTCGTGGCGGGCGCCGGCGACCTGATGGAGCGCGACGCGCGGCGACGTCACGACGACGGTGAGGTCGAGCGCCTGCGTGCGCGGCTGGCGGCGGTCGAGGAGGAGAAGGACCGCGAGATCGTCCAGCTGACCGCGCAGGTCGACGCCCTGCGGGCCGAGGTGCGCCGGCTCCGCACCCGCATCCACGAGGAACGCACCCGTACGCGAGACGCCGAGCGGACCGCAGAGGAGGCGCGCGCCGGCGCCGACAAGGACCGGGAGGGGGCGCGCGCGTCGGTGGCGGCCGCCGACGCCGAGACGCGCCGGCTCCGCGCCCGGGCGACCGAGCTCGAGGGGCAGTTGGAGTCCGCGCGGCGCGCGGGACGGGCGGAGCGTACCGACGACACCGTCCGGCTCGCCGTCCTCGTCGACGCGCTCGTCGACGCCGCGCAGGGGCTGCGCAGGGAGCTCGCCCTGCCGTCGGTCAGCGACCGGCCGGCCGACGCGGTGGCGGCGAGGTACGCCGCCGCGGAACGGGTCGAGGTCGAGCGGACCGGCGAGCCGGGGCGCCTCGACCGGCTCCTCGCCGCCCCGCAGGCGCACCTCGTCGTCGACGGCTACAACGTGACCAAGACGTACTGGCCCGACCTCGCCCTGGCCGACCAGCGCGCCCGGCTGCTCGGCGGCCTCGGCATCGTCGCCGCCCAGACCCGTGCCGAGGTCACCTGCGTCTTCGACGGCGCCGACCTCGGCGGCCGGGTGCCGACCCAGGCGCCACGCGGGGTGCGCGTGGTCTTCAGCCCGGCCGGCGTGACCGCGGACGACGTCATCGCCGAGCTGGTCGGCGCCGAGCCGCGGGGCCGCCGCGTCGTCGTGGTCTCCTCCGACGCCGAGGTCGCCGCGTCGGCCAGGCAGGCGGGCGCCGTCCCGGTCTCCGCGGACACCCTCGGGCAGCACCTGCCCTGA
- a CDS encoding DEDD exonuclease domain-containing protein, with product MPAERRGSVATQTTFDELGTPLREVTFVIVDLETTGGAPADAGITEIGAVKVRGGEVLGEFASLVDPGEGVPPFIQVLTGITDAMVAGAPRLAGVLPAFLEFARGAVLVAHNAPYDVGFLKAACHLNGRAWPGFATVDTARLAHGLVTRDEVPNCKLATLARHFRSGTVPCHRALADARATVDVLHALLERLGPLGVQSLEELTTFSSRVTQDQRRKRHLAEPLPSAPGVYVFTDARGRTLYVGKSRDVRTRVRQYFTAGEMRKRMREMVALAEGVTAIECATPLEAEVRELRLIAERKPPYNRRSRFPERASWLKLTVEPFPRLSIARTVQDDDATYLGPYGSRRTAEHVMSALYEAFPLRQCTARLSPLRPSPACVLAEMHRCGAPCDGRQSVDDYAVVAAAVGDAMRADVRTVEHTIRARIDALSAQQRYEDAAVHRDRLAAYVRSAARTQRLVALTGCPQIVAAQPTGHGGWELAVVRHGRFAGAARVPPRAHPRPYIDALVTSAEVVVPAVGPTPAASAEESECVLRWLETTGTRLVDVQGTWALPAQSAIAARVRLDRAAADGSATLHAVDDTRPLATRHQPTATLGSSQR from the coding sequence ATGCCGGCCGAGCGGCGAGGATCGGTGGCCACGCAGACCACCTTCGACGAGCTCGGCACGCCCCTGCGCGAGGTCACGTTCGTCATCGTCGACCTCGAGACCACCGGTGGCGCGCCGGCCGACGCCGGCATCACCGAGATCGGTGCGGTCAAGGTGCGCGGCGGTGAGGTGCTCGGCGAGTTCGCCTCCCTCGTCGACCCCGGCGAGGGCGTGCCGCCGTTCATCCAGGTGCTCACCGGCATCACCGACGCCATGGTCGCGGGCGCGCCCAGGCTCGCCGGTGTGCTGCCCGCGTTCCTGGAGTTCGCGCGGGGCGCCGTGCTCGTCGCCCACAACGCGCCGTACGACGTCGGGTTCCTGAAGGCCGCCTGCCACCTCAACGGTCGCGCGTGGCCGGGCTTCGCCACCGTCGACACCGCGCGGCTGGCGCACGGCCTCGTCACCCGCGACGAGGTGCCCAACTGCAAGCTGGCGACCCTCGCCCGCCACTTCAGGTCCGGCACCGTGCCCTGCCACCGCGCGCTGGCCGACGCGCGCGCCACCGTCGACGTCCTCCACGCCCTGCTCGAACGCCTCGGCCCGCTCGGCGTGCAGTCGCTCGAGGAGCTCACCACGTTCTCCTCGCGGGTGACCCAGGACCAGCGGCGCAAGCGGCACCTCGCCGAGCCGCTGCCGTCGGCGCCCGGCGTCTACGTGTTCACCGACGCCAGGGGCCGCACCCTCTACGTCGGCAAGAGCCGCGACGTCCGCACCCGCGTCCGCCAGTACTTCACCGCCGGCGAGATGCGCAAGCGCATGCGTGAGATGGTCGCGCTGGCCGAGGGTGTGACGGCGATCGAGTGCGCCACCCCGCTCGAGGCCGAGGTCCGCGAGCTGCGCCTCATCGCCGAGCGCAAGCCGCCGTACAACAGGCGGTCGAGGTTCCCCGAGCGGGCGTCGTGGCTGAAGCTCACGGTCGAGCCCTTCCCGCGGCTCTCGATCGCCAGGACCGTGCAGGACGACGACGCCACCTATCTCGGCCCCTACGGCTCCCGCCGCACCGCCGAGCACGTCATGTCCGCGCTGTACGAGGCGTTCCCGCTCCGGCAGTGCACGGCCAGGCTCAGCCCCCTGCGTCCGAGCCCGGCGTGCGTGCTGGCGGAGATGCACCGCTGTGGCGCGCCGTGCGACGGCCGGCAGTCGGTCGACGACTACGCGGTGGTGGCCGCCGCGGTCGGCGACGCGATGCGCGCCGACGTCCGTACGGTCGAGCACACCATCCGCGCCCGCATCGACGCCCTCTCCGCCCAGCAGCGCTACGAGGACGCCGCCGTGCACCGCGATCGGCTCGCGGCGTACGTCCGCTCCGCCGCGCGCACCCAGCGCCTCGTCGCGCTCACCGGCTGCCCGCAGATCGTCGCGGCGCAGCCCACGGGGCACGGCGGCTGGGAGCTGGCCGTCGTCAGGCACGGCCGGTTCGCCGGGGCGGCACGCGTACCGCCCCGGGCGCATCCCCGGCCGTACATCGACGCGCTCGTGACGTCCGCCGAGGTGGTGGTACCCGCGGTCGGGCCGACTCCCGCCGCGTCGGCGGAGGAGTCCGAGTGCGTGCTCCGCTGGCTCGAGACCACCGGCACCAGGCTCGTCGACGTCCAGGGCACCTGGGCGCTACCGGCGCAGAGCGCGATCGCGGCCAGGGTGCGCCTCGACCGCGCCGCCGCCGACGGCTCGGCCACCCTGCACGCCGTCGACGACACCCGCCCGCTCGCGACCCGCCACCAGCCGACGGCCACACTGGGTTCCTCTCAGCGCTGA